Proteins encoded by one window of Streptomyces uncialis:
- a CDS encoding helix-turn-helix domain-containing protein, which yields MQRSEVVREGARREVRAPYAISTSRMRRERYPHGRTWEAHTHLFDHELLWGVSGSVTATVDGVSWTVPPTVGLWVPAGAVHEVTTGPGGDFYTTYFRGEVFTPATERSGVWAGPGLVAVCAALREILLHMRRYGMTLAARNRAEQVAFDLLQPLEIAAVEVPMPTDARALVVARALIADPADPRGLAEFARLSGCGVRTLTRVFTADTGMSFVQWRIQVRVRAALTYLAGGLPVSVVGRRVGYSTPSAFVAVFRRVTGRTPGECFGVVEDSGYADYQGHEDPEGFTDLPGLAGRAAAG from the coding sequence GTGCAGAGGTCCGAGGTGGTGAGGGAGGGCGCGAGGCGCGAGGTACGTGCGCCGTACGCGATATCCACCTCACGCATGCGCCGTGAGCGCTATCCGCACGGGCGGACATGGGAGGCGCACACGCATCTCTTCGACCATGAGCTGCTCTGGGGGGTCAGCGGGTCGGTGACGGCCACGGTGGACGGGGTGTCCTGGACGGTGCCCCCGACCGTGGGGCTCTGGGTCCCGGCCGGGGCGGTGCACGAGGTCACCACAGGGCCGGGCGGCGACTTCTACACCACGTACTTCCGGGGCGAGGTCTTCACCCCGGCCACGGAGCGGTCCGGGGTCTGGGCCGGGCCGGGGCTGGTCGCCGTCTGCGCCGCGCTGCGCGAGATCCTGCTGCACATGCGGCGCTACGGGATGACGCTCGCCGCGCGGAACCGGGCCGAGCAGGTCGCGTTCGACCTGCTCCAGCCGCTGGAGATCGCGGCGGTCGAGGTGCCGATGCCCACCGACGCGCGGGCGCTCGTCGTCGCCCGCGCGCTGATCGCCGATCCCGCCGACCCCCGGGGTCTCGCCGAGTTCGCCCGGCTCTCCGGATGCGGTGTGCGTACCCTCACCCGGGTCTTCACCGCCGACACGGGGATGAGCTTCGTGCAGTGGCGTATCCAGGTGCGGGTCCGGGCGGCGCTCACCTATCTGGCGGGCGGGCTGCCGGTGTCGGTGGTCGGACGGCGGGTGGGGTACAGCACCCCGAGCGCGTTCGTCGCGGTGTTCCGCCGGGTCACGGGGCGGACGCCCGGTGAGTGCTTCGGCGTCGTGGAGGACTCGGGGTACGCGGACTACCAGGGGCACGAGGACCCCGAGGGGTTCACGGACCTCCCGGGGCTCGCGGGGCGGGCAGCGGCGGGATAG
- a CDS encoding ABC transporter ATP-binding protein yields MTTGHDSLLPVADTATTRRAALRLLRPHRARTLWAVLLLAASTAVGLAGPLILGRMVDEVVRHGGDALGRLHLLGGALAAIAVLQAVLGALSHYLVVQAGEHMVADLREDVLDRALRLPPKDVERSGRGDLVARITGDVRVVTEAASQAVPVFVTALLGIALTLVGLGTLDWRFALAALVAAPVQIRALTWYLGRSGPVYRAERTAEGERAQALLDALGAADTVTAMRRGPRHLDAIADRSLLAVSHSLRATRLRTRFFGRLNLAELIGLAAVLAVGFRLVGEGTVTVGEATAAALFFHRLFDPVGQLLGVFDELQEAGAGLARLVGVTQVPHAAEPADPPHPRDGSLALTGVSYSHRPGLTVPREVSLTVAPGERVALVGTTGAGKSTLARLIAGGYEPSAGTVRLGGVEPRELGTAATRRTVALVTQEVHVFAGTIADDLRLAVPGADDAALERALRAVGAHTWIGALPDGRDTVVGAGGHPLTAPQAQQLALARVLLLDPPIVVLDEATADAGSAGARALDAATDAVLAGRTAITVAHRLNQAASADRVLVMARGRIVEEGTHAGLLASDGPYARLWRAWTAQRPPAIPPLPAPRAPGGP; encoded by the coding sequence ATGACCACCGGACACGACTCCCTCCTGCCGGTCGCCGACACCGCCACGACCCGCCGCGCCGCCTTGCGGCTGCTGCGCCCGCACCGCGCCCGGACCCTGTGGGCGGTACTGCTGCTGGCCGCCTCCACCGCCGTCGGGCTGGCCGGTCCGCTGATCCTCGGCCGTATGGTCGACGAGGTCGTCCGCCACGGCGGCGACGCCCTCGGCAGGCTCCATCTGCTGGGCGGGGCACTGGCCGCGATCGCCGTGCTCCAGGCGGTGCTGGGCGCGCTCAGCCACTATCTGGTGGTCCAGGCGGGCGAACACATGGTCGCCGACCTGCGTGAGGACGTCCTCGACCGCGCGCTGCGCCTTCCCCCGAAGGACGTCGAACGGTCGGGGCGCGGCGATCTCGTCGCCCGGATCACCGGTGACGTACGGGTCGTCACCGAGGCGGCCTCGCAGGCCGTACCCGTCTTCGTGACCGCGCTGCTGGGCATCGCGCTGACCCTCGTCGGTCTGGGCACCCTCGACTGGCGGTTCGCCCTCGCGGCACTGGTCGCGGCACCCGTCCAGATCCGCGCCCTGACCTGGTACCTCGGCCGTTCGGGGCCGGTCTACCGGGCCGAGCGGACCGCCGAGGGCGAACGCGCGCAGGCGCTCCTCGACGCACTCGGCGCGGCCGACACCGTCACCGCGATGCGCCGCGGCCCCCGCCATCTGGACGCCATCGCGGACCGCTCGCTCCTGGCCGTCTCGCACAGTCTGCGGGCGACCCGGCTGCGCACCCGCTTCTTCGGACGTCTCAACCTGGCCGAGCTGATCGGGCTGGCGGCCGTCCTCGCGGTCGGCTTCCGGCTGGTCGGCGAGGGAACGGTCACCGTGGGCGAGGCGACGGCCGCCGCGCTGTTCTTCCACCGGCTCTTCGACCCGGTGGGCCAGCTGCTCGGTGTGTTCGACGAGTTGCAGGAGGCGGGCGCGGGCCTCGCCCGGCTGGTCGGGGTGACCCAGGTGCCCCACGCCGCCGAACCGGCCGACCCGCCGCACCCGCGCGACGGCTCCCTCGCCCTCACCGGGGTCTCCTACTCCCACCGTCCGGGCCTCACCGTCCCCCGCGAGGTGTCCCTGACCGTCGCACCGGGCGAGCGGGTCGCCCTCGTCGGGACGACCGGCGCGGGCAAGTCGACCCTTGCCCGGCTGATCGCCGGCGGGTACGAGCCCTCCGCCGGGACCGTCCGGCTCGGCGGTGTCGAACCCCGGGAACTGGGCACCGCGGCCACCCGCCGCACGGTCGCCCTGGTCACCCAGGAGGTCCATGTCTTCGCCGGTACCATCGCCGACGATCTGCGGCTGGCCGTCCCCGGGGCGGACGACGCGGCACTGGAACGGGCCCTGCGGGCCGTGGGCGCCCATACCTGGATCGGCGCCCTGCCCGACGGCAGGGACACGGTGGTCGGCGCGGGCGGCCATCCCCTCACCGCGCCCCAGGCCCAGCAACTGGCGCTGGCCAGGGTCCTGCTCCTGGACCCGCCGATCGTGGTCCTGGACGAGGCGACCGCCGACGCGGGCAGCGCCGGGGCCCGGGCCTTGGACGCCGCGACGGACGCCGTGCTGGCGGGCCGTACGGCGATCACGGTCGCCCACCGGCTGAACCAGGCCGCGTCGGCCGACCGGGTCCTGGTGATGGCCCGGGGACGGATCGTCGAGGAGGGCACCCATGCCGGGCTGCTCGCCTCGGACGGCCCCTACGCCCGGCTGTGGCGGGCCTGGACGGCACAGCGGCCCCCGGCTATCCCGCCGCTGCCCGCCCCGCGAGCCCCGGGAGGTCCGTGA
- a CDS encoding ABC transporter ATP-binding protein: protein MPASLETPSATASPAPPTPPATGAHEVVPATARSVLRQALTGERRGRRLAAASVGLTGHQVAEALIPVTIGAVIDRAVATGDAAALGRWLLVLTVLFGGLLLSWRFAARAAAHVAEHGGHQVRMAVARRALDPLGTATRTMPGELFSLATADARNVSRFTHTLSSKLAAAAAIVTAAVALLLISVPLGLLVLLGTPPVLVAMQYLSRPLERRTERDYASAAKAGATAADLLTGLRVLDGIGAQPHAARRYREVSRAALAATLRTERAQAGYTAANTLVTGGFLALIALVGARMAARGTLTVGELVAVVGLAQFLRGPLVDVAYFGSGLARARASARRVAALLGTPPAVEVRDAPAGPTGTPDPEPVAPARTAVLSFEDLTVHAPAGAAGPLTGVSLRVAPGELVGVVTEDAAHARALLDCCARRIDPDAGTVRLDGADLRGTDPDRIRRTVVAPPRDTALFAGTIADNIAPDGPGTTARTIATALTAACADDVVDALPDGPASTVGEQGLTLSGGQRQRIALARALATRAPVLVLHDPTTSVDSVTEARIADGLRRDRAGLTTLLLTTSPTLLAVCDRVVWLPAGRPQAAGTHTGLLTASPSYRAAVLA, encoded by the coding sequence ATGCCCGCCTCCCTCGAAACGCCGTCCGCCACGGCGTCCCCCGCCCCGCCCACCCCACCTGCGACCGGCGCCCACGAGGTTGTGCCCGCCACCGCCCGCTCCGTACTGCGCCAGGCACTCACCGGTGAACGGCGGGGCCGCAGGCTGGCCGCCGCCTCGGTCGGACTGACCGGACATCAAGTAGCCGAAGCACTCATACCGGTCACCATCGGCGCCGTCATCGACCGCGCGGTCGCCACCGGCGACGCCGCCGCCCTCGGACGCTGGCTCCTCGTGCTCACCGTGCTGTTCGGCGGACTGCTGCTGTCATGGCGGTTCGCCGCGCGGGCGGCGGCCCATGTGGCCGAGCACGGCGGCCACCAGGTCCGGATGGCCGTGGCCCGGCGGGCCCTGGACCCCCTCGGCACGGCCACCCGTACGATGCCCGGCGAGCTGTTCTCGCTGGCCACCGCCGACGCCCGGAACGTGTCGCGCTTCACCCACACCCTCAGCAGCAAGCTCGCCGCGGCAGCCGCGATCGTCACGGCGGCGGTGGCCCTGCTGCTGATCTCGGTGCCGCTCGGGCTGCTGGTCCTGCTCGGCACACCACCGGTCCTGGTGGCCATGCAGTATCTGAGCCGCCCGCTGGAACGACGGACGGAACGCGACTACGCGTCCGCGGCGAAGGCCGGTGCCACCGCCGCGGATCTGCTCACCGGACTACGGGTGCTCGACGGCATCGGCGCCCAGCCGCACGCCGCCCGGCGCTACCGCGAGGTCAGCCGCGCCGCCCTCGCGGCGACCCTGCGCACGGAACGCGCCCAGGCCGGGTACACCGCCGCCAACACCCTGGTCACCGGGGGATTCCTGGCGCTGATCGCGCTGGTGGGCGCGCGGATGGCGGCGCGGGGCACCCTCACGGTCGGGGAGCTGGTGGCGGTCGTGGGACTCGCCCAGTTCCTGCGCGGACCGCTCGTCGACGTGGCGTACTTCGGATCGGGTCTGGCCCGCGCCCGCGCGTCGGCCCGCCGGGTGGCCGCGCTGCTCGGCACCCCGCCCGCCGTCGAGGTACGGGACGCCCCGGCCGGGCCCACCGGGACCCCGGACCCCGAGCCCGTCGCACCCGCCCGTACCGCCGTGCTCAGCTTCGAAGACCTGACCGTCCACGCCCCGGCGGGTGCCGCCGGACCACTGACCGGGGTGTCGTTGCGCGTCGCCCCCGGCGAACTCGTCGGCGTCGTCACCGAGGACGCCGCGCACGCCCGCGCGCTGCTGGACTGCTGCGCCCGGCGGATCGACCCCGACGCCGGAACCGTCCGCCTCGACGGCGCCGACCTGCGCGGCACGGACCCGGACCGGATACGCCGTACCGTCGTCGCTCCCCCGCGTGACACCGCCCTGTTCGCGGGCACCATCGCCGACAACATCGCCCCGGACGGCCCGGGGACCACCGCGCGGACGATCGCGACCGCGCTGACCGCCGCCTGCGCCGACGACGTGGTCGACGCCCTGCCCGACGGACCCGCCAGCACCGTCGGCGAACAGGGGCTGACCCTCTCCGGCGGCCAGCGCCAGCGCATCGCCCTGGCACGAGCCCTGGCGACCCGGGCACCCGTGCTCGTCCTGCACGACCCGACGACCTCGGTCGACTCCGTCACCGAGGCCCGGATCGCCGACGGGCTGCGCCGGGACCGGGCCGGACTCACCACACTGCTGCTCACCACCAGCCCGACGCTGCTCGCGGTCTGCGACCGCGTCGTCTGGCTCCCCGCCGGCCGCCCCCAGGCCGCCGGTACCCACACCGGGCTGCTCACGGCGTCCCCGTCCTACCGAGCGGCGGTACTGGCATGA